The following are encoded together in the Leptospira langatensis genome:
- a CDS encoding Hsp20/alpha crystallin family protein, protein MRQHDFFSEVRRIQNRFHNLFDPVWEGGRTSLALNVYSDQDTITVTAEVPGLAPEDLDITVAHNLLTISGEWKDEAQAKPRRIERARGSFKRQLELPVAVDSEKVQATVNEGILTLVLPVLESEKPRKIRIEAKA, encoded by the coding sequence ATGAGACAACATGATTTTTTTAGCGAAGTACGAAGAATTCAAAACCGATTCCATAATCTATTTGATCCAGTATGGGAAGGCGGACGCACTTCTCTTGCCCTGAACGTTTATTCCGATCAGGACACAATCACAGTAACTGCGGAAGTCCCAGGACTTGCCCCAGAAGATCTGGATATTACCGTAGCACATAATCTTCTCACCATCTCGGGAGAATGGAAGGATGAGGCCCAAGCCAAACCAAGACGCATAGAAAGAGCTCGCGGAAGCTTCAAGCGACAACTCGAACTTCCTGTGGCAGTCGATTCCGAGAAAGTGCAGGCAACCGTTAACGAAGGGATCTTAACTCTTGTCCTTCCAGTTCTGGAGAGCGAGAAACCAAGAAAGATCCGTATAGAAGCCAAGGCTTAA
- the purU gene encoding formyltetrahydrofolate deformylase: METDQIRKKTRILLIRCSDEPGLIHRITGFLAKIGANIIGNQEFVEPLQKVFFMRTEYSIQKEEKDEVILSELLQILPKDAELKLSASAAARVVLLATKEAHCLGDILLRWRYGELPMELLGVISNHETLGDLVRDFKLPFTFVPSEGMSREEHEKKVQERLEEMQPDWIVLAKYMRILTPEFVNGWQNRILNIHHSFLPAFVGAKPYEQAYKRGVKIIGGTAHIVTENLDEGPILVQDVCHVDHGYSPERLVLYGRDLEKVVLAKALRLLLEDRVMIFQNRTIIFE; the protein is encoded by the coding sequence TTGGAAACAGACCAGATTCGGAAGAAAACAAGAATCCTTTTGATCCGCTGTTCGGATGAACCAGGCCTGATCCACAGAATAACCGGTTTTTTAGCCAAGATAGGCGCCAATATCATCGGAAACCAAGAATTCGTAGAGCCTCTCCAGAAGGTTTTCTTTATGAGAACGGAGTATTCCATCCAAAAGGAGGAAAAGGACGAGGTAATCCTGTCGGAGTTACTACAAATCCTCCCAAAAGACGCAGAACTAAAACTTTCGGCATCGGCAGCTGCGAGGGTCGTACTGCTCGCAACCAAGGAGGCGCATTGTCTAGGCGATATACTCCTTCGCTGGAGATATGGGGAGCTTCCCATGGAATTGTTGGGAGTGATCTCCAATCACGAGACCTTAGGGGATCTTGTGCGCGACTTTAAACTTCCTTTCACTTTCGTTCCGAGTGAGGGAATGAGCCGAGAAGAGCATGAGAAAAAGGTTCAGGAAAGATTGGAGGAAATGCAGCCGGACTGGATCGTTCTCGCCAAATATATGAGGATCCTAACGCCAGAGTTTGTAAACGGTTGGCAAAATCGTATTTTAAATATTCATCATTCGTTTTTGCCTGCCTTCGTCGGCGCCAAGCCATATGAGCAAGCCTATAAAAGAGGAGTAAAGATCATCGGAGGCACTGCTCATATAGTGACAGAGAATCTGGACGAAGGCCCAATCCTTGTCCAGGATGTTTGTCATGTGGATCATGGATATTCTCCCGAGAGATTGGTCCTTTATGGAAGGGACCTGGAGAAGGTTGTGCTCGCCAAGGCGTTGCGACTTCTTCTGGAGGATAGGGTCATGATCTTTCAGAATCGGACCATCATATTCGAATGA
- a CDS encoding SLC13 family permease — MPIRKLGFVLSIFVALVPLVLSFYGYLPPSVAGMFFIFLSAAGLWIFEIIPGHATSILIILTEILFFSNPGKWDFLKQYQVPGTKSPAPAVFLASLADSAVVLFLGSFALAKACVKVGVDRWLANRVLPYFGTTPKYVLLGLMCITASISLWMSNTATASLMIALVFPLLSILSQEEKFRKAVLIGIPFAANLGGIGTPIGSPPNVIAFANLKNQGFGDFISFGSWMLFAIPLLLILMFAAWLWLLRAFPASPGLRLSLRYETLADEGSKKKLRFVLFGFFLTVVFWLTESLHGIPAGVVALFPLLLFTSAGILESSDLRSLEWDVLILVAGGIALGTGIEKSGAGAWFGELIGSKAGPNESFWVLGIFFSIGLFLSTFLSNTATANLLVPLAIPVASLLMPGNESYAIQLVLGSALGASLAMSLPVSTPPNAVAYAVGGFEIKDMARVGVKIGILGLVLVLLGFLIFQ; from the coding sequence ATGCCCATTCGAAAACTAGGTTTTGTACTTTCTATATTCGTCGCTTTAGTTCCTCTTGTTCTTTCCTTTTACGGATATCTTCCTCCTTCCGTCGCAGGAATGTTTTTCATTTTTCTTTCAGCAGCGGGCCTTTGGATCTTTGAGATTATTCCCGGGCATGCAACTTCCATTCTGATCATTCTCACGGAGATCCTCTTCTTCTCCAATCCAGGCAAATGGGATTTCTTAAAGCAGTACCAAGTTCCTGGAACTAAGAGTCCTGCTCCTGCGGTTTTTCTTGCTTCTCTTGCGGATTCTGCAGTCGTTCTTTTCTTGGGAAGCTTTGCTTTGGCAAAGGCCTGTGTGAAAGTAGGTGTGGATCGCTGGCTTGCGAATCGAGTACTTCCTTATTTTGGGACTACTCCTAAGTATGTTCTGCTCGGCCTAATGTGCATTACCGCATCTATTTCTCTTTGGATGAGTAATACTGCCACGGCCTCTCTTATGATCGCTCTTGTATTTCCGTTGCTTTCCATACTCAGCCAAGAAGAGAAGTTTCGGAAAGCGGTACTGATCGGAATTCCTTTTGCTGCAAACTTGGGAGGGATCGGGACTCCGATCGGTTCGCCTCCAAATGTGATCGCATTTGCGAATTTAAAGAACCAAGGCTTTGGGGACTTTATTTCTTTCGGAAGTTGGATGCTTTTCGCTATTCCTCTGTTGCTCATCCTGATGTTCGCCGCATGGCTTTGGCTTCTTCGTGCCTTTCCTGCAAGTCCTGGGTTGAGACTTTCCCTGAGATATGAAACTCTGGCGGACGAGGGTTCGAAAAAGAAACTAAGGTTTGTCTTATTCGGATTCTTTCTAACCGTCGTTTTCTGGCTTACGGAATCTTTGCACGGAATTCCTGCAGGAGTGGTTGCGTTATTCCCTCTTCTTTTGTTTACTTCGGCTGGGATCTTGGAATCCAGTGACCTGCGTTCTTTAGAATGGGACGTTCTGATCTTGGTCGCGGGGGGGATCGCACTCGGGACCGGGATAGAGAAGAGCGGTGCAGGAGCTTGGTTTGGGGAATTGATCGGAAGTAAGGCTGGACCGAATGAAAGTTTCTGGGTGCTTGGGATCTTCTTCTCCATTGGACTATTCCTTTCTACATTTTTGTCGAATACTGCGACTGCGAATTTGCTCGTCCCCTTGGCCATTCCTGTGGCAAGTCTGCTTATGCCGGGGAATGAGTCGTATGCGATCCAATTAGTCTTAGGATCTGCGTTAGGCGCTTCTTTAGCGATGTCCCTTCCTGTGTCCACTCCTCCGAATGCGGTTGCATACGCTGTGGGAGGATTCGAGATCAAGGACATGGCTCGTGTAGGAGTAAAGATCGGGATCTTAGGCTTGGTCCTAGTCCTTTTGGGATTTTTGATCTTTCAATGA
- a CDS encoding SBBP repeat-containing protein: protein MSSPPTKPWPKFIGVSGTTTLGFAGNRDPFGSILATGYTDGNLDHQKLLGMEDSFITKYDEEGNKLWTRLLGGGPKSYVTGSTVGYFVASDSEGNVFGTGITVANLDAQSLNGYQDAYLVKYDPDGNKEWTRLIGGGSNTDFQHGTSSGRGIVSDALGNIYIAGTTNADTFYGEANLGENDYFLAKYDPNGNQVWVRMSRNSQPDHERFTGGLTIDSNSDLYLVGATDTDFDGQILVGIEDALIVKYDKDGNKLWSRLVGVSGQLSVAHDIGVDPDRNIYAIGSTSGELDGQTPIGQTDMFIIKYDKDGNKLWTRLFGNPAFSSFFSSETLGQGITVDSNGNSYIAGMVSGTKIFFTNAIQNSFIAKFDTNGNLIWSNLEYLQDSTKCLANAQNPILGLNNAFFVTGYTLCNLDFVNPSLGVDSLFISKEELGTGIYP, encoded by the coding sequence ATGTCCTCTCCACCGACAAAGCCTTGGCCTAAGTTTATAGGCGTTTCAGGAACGACTACCTTGGGCTTTGCCGGAAATAGGGATCCGTTCGGGAGTATACTCGCGACCGGATATACCGACGGAAATCTGGATCACCAAAAGCTTCTCGGCATGGAAGATTCCTTCATTACAAAATATGATGAAGAAGGGAATAAGCTTTGGACCCGACTTTTAGGCGGAGGACCAAAAAGTTATGTAACTGGAAGCACAGTAGGCTACTTTGTCGCATCCGATTCGGAAGGCAATGTATTCGGAACGGGAATTACTGTGGCAAACTTGGATGCTCAAAGTTTAAACGGGTACCAAGATGCTTATCTTGTGAAATACGATCCGGACGGAAATAAAGAATGGACTAGGTTGATCGGCGGAGGAAGTAACACCGATTTTCAACATGGGACTTCTAGCGGAAGAGGGATCGTTTCAGATGCATTAGGAAACATTTATATTGCGGGAACAACGAATGCGGATACATTCTACGGGGAAGCGAATTTAGGTGAGAACGATTATTTCCTGGCGAAATATGATCCGAATGGAAATCAAGTATGGGTAAGAATGTCTAGAAATTCTCAACCTGATCATGAGCGATTTACCGGTGGGTTGACCATCGATTCGAACAGCGATCTATACTTAGTCGGAGCGACGGACACTGATTTTGACGGACAGATTTTAGTGGGGATCGAAGATGCTCTGATTGTCAAATACGACAAGGATGGGAATAAGCTCTGGTCTCGGTTGGTAGGCGTTTCAGGCCAGCTCTCGGTTGCGCATGATATCGGAGTTGATCCTGATCGGAATATTTATGCGATCGGTTCCACTTCCGGAGAATTGGATGGTCAGACACCAATTGGACAAACCGACATGTTTATCATAAAATATGATAAGGATGGAAACAAACTATGGACTAGGCTTTTCGGGAATCCTGCATTTTCTTCCTTCTTCTCATCTGAAACATTAGGCCAAGGAATTACTGTAGATTCTAATGGGAATTCTTACATTGCGGGAATGGTTTCCGGGACGAAGATTTTTTTCACCAACGCAATACAGAATTCATTTATAGCGAAATTTGATACGAATGGGAATTTGATCTGGTCCAATTTGGAATATTTACAGGATTCCACAAAATGCTTAGCAAACGCCCAAAATCCGATCCTTGGACTGAATAACGCTTTCTTTGTTACAGGCTATACGTTGTGCAATTTGGATTTCGTAAATCCCTCTCTCGGGGTGGACAGTTTATTCATTTCCAAAGAAGAATTGGGAACAGGAATTTATCCGTAG
- a CDS encoding CapA family protein, translating into MRFVRKDLGSSARALLYFTILIAFSCAGVPEHSSGSEKSPVAQTSIVDKIENQIEKLLGKEEDPEVVKVLLGGDVMFNWGIRDTIKAKGELAPVKGLKDLFAGADLKILNLETPVVSEKNWDTGKAYVFQAKEADLETMSFLGVDLVSLGNNHAMDHGPEGLEETLKFLSDRKISYIGAGKNLESAFKPWTWEGKDTNLRIYSATNVAEGRSHYASTSPGVMPLDADQWVKKFQMENQILNSVKNGPKFLKKGLNGKKSKALPSSQNQFRILSLHWGVEYSPFPTLDQRKIAKTIADSGVNIIIGHHPHIPQGIERIGNSLIFYSLGNLIFGSRNAYLNHNIIVILHIKKSKLIQVELVPIFGKFQNEDHLVRPLEGKEAENFLNEIAVLSQDLGTKIRIEGNRGWIDPD; encoded by the coding sequence ATGCGCTTTGTTCGAAAGGATCTCGGTAGCTCTGCAAGAGCCCTTCTTTATTTCACGATCCTGATCGCGTTTTCTTGCGCCGGAGTTCCGGAACATTCTTCCGGTTCCGAAAAGTCGCCTGTGGCACAAACGAGTATTGTAGATAAGATCGAGAACCAAATTGAAAAACTATTAGGAAAAGAAGAAGATCCCGAAGTCGTTAAGGTGCTGCTTGGCGGGGACGTTATGTTCAATTGGGGGATCCGAGACACGATCAAAGCCAAAGGAGAATTGGCTCCGGTCAAAGGTTTAAAAGACCTTTTTGCAGGTGCGGATCTTAAAATACTAAATCTAGAAACCCCGGTCGTATCCGAAAAGAATTGGGATACAGGCAAAGCATACGTGTTCCAGGCGAAAGAGGCGGATCTGGAGACTATGAGCTTTCTGGGAGTGGATCTGGTCTCTCTTGGAAATAATCATGCAATGGATCATGGACCAGAGGGCTTGGAAGAAACACTAAAATTCCTTTCGGATCGGAAGATCTCCTATATAGGCGCAGGAAAAAATTTAGAATCCGCTTTCAAGCCTTGGACCTGGGAAGGAAAGGATACGAATCTTAGGATCTACTCCGCAACCAATGTCGCAGAAGGAAGATCTCATTATGCAAGCACTAGTCCCGGAGTTATGCCCTTAGATGCGGACCAATGGGTAAAAAAGTTCCAAATGGAAAATCAAATTTTGAATTCCGTAAAGAACGGACCCAAATTCCTTAAGAAAGGGCTGAATGGGAAAAAATCCAAGGCACTACCTTCTTCTCAAAATCAATTCAGGATACTTTCCTTGCATTGGGGAGTGGAGTATTCTCCCTTTCCGACTTTGGATCAAAGAAAGATCGCAAAAACCATAGCGGACAGCGGAGTGAATATCATCATAGGGCATCATCCTCATATTCCCCAGGGGATCGAAAGGATCGGGAATAGTTTGATTTTCTATTCTTTGGGGAACCTGATTTTCGGAAGCAGGAACGCTTACTTAAACCATAATATAATCGTAATTCTTCATATTAAGAAAAGCAAATTGATCCAGGTGGAGCTCGTGCCCATTTTCGGCAAATTCCAAAATGAGGATCACCTGGTCAGGCCTTTAGAAGGAAAAGAGGCCGAGAACTTTTTGAACGAAATTGCTGTATTGTCCCAAGATCTAGGAACGAAGATCCGTATTGAAGGAAATAGGGGTTGGATCGATCCAGACTAA
- a CDS encoding type II toxin-antitoxin system VapC family toxin: MSYLIDTDIIIYSLKNDPIVRQNFLERKNSIKSVSVITYGELIFGAQKSSYKERNLATVRRIAELFPVIELNSGIMETFGELKATQQKKGNTIEDFDLLIGCTALYLNYSLVTNNEKHFGKIPGLKIENWTKSA, encoded by the coding sequence ATGAGCTATTTGATTGATACGGACATTATCATCTATAGCCTAAAGAACGATCCGATCGTTCGCCAAAATTTCCTGGAAAGAAAGAACTCCATTAAGTCCGTTTCCGTGATCACGTATGGGGAACTGATCTTCGGAGCCCAAAAATCCTCTTACAAGGAAAGGAATCTCGCAACAGTACGAAGGATCGCGGAATTATTTCCGGTGATAGAATTGAATTCCGGGATTATGGAAACTTTCGGAGAGCTAAAGGCAACCCAGCAGAAAAAAGGAAATACGATCGAGGACTTTGATCTATTGATCGGATGCACGGCACTCTATTTAAATTATTCTCTAGTCACGAACAACGAAAAGCATTTCGGCAAAATACCCGGATTGAAAATAGAGAACTGGACCAAATCCGCTTAG
- a CDS encoding FitA-like ribbon-helix-helix domain-containing protein, producing the protein MANLQVRDMDDRLYEALKRRAELEHRSISQEVVLLIENYLAQDTKGSEQKTMGFLELSGSWIDDRTPEKIVKEIRSSRTKNNSGSKTDELFD; encoded by the coding sequence ATGGCAAACTTACAAGTCCGGGATATGGATGACAGACTCTATGAAGCATTGAAAAGGAGAGCCGAATTGGAACACAGATCGATCAGCCAAGAAGTGGTACTTCTCATAGAAAACTACCTCGCTCAGGATACAAAAGGATCCGAACAAAAGACAATGGGATTTTTAGAACTATCCGGTTCTTGGATAGATGATAGAACTCCTGAAAAGATCGTCAAAGAGATCCGTTCTTCCCGCACCAAGAATAATTCCGGGAGTAAAACAGATGAGCTATTTGATTGA
- the rpsF gene encoding 30S ribosomal protein S6 → MRNYEITTITRSTAKEVAKTEVLEIFKKHSINVTAEEDWGQKKLWHPIKHQDYGIFTHFKVNAEQSALEKVERDFGLNQNLLRSMIVRLNG, encoded by the coding sequence TTGAGAAACTACGAGATTACCACAATTACGCGTTCTACCGCGAAGGAAGTGGCTAAAACTGAGGTCCTAGAGATCTTCAAGAAGCATTCCATCAACGTAACCGCTGAGGAAGATTGGGGCCAAAAGAAACTTTGGCATCCGATCAAGCACCAGGACTACGGTATCTTCACTCACTTCAAAGTGAATGCCGAACAATCTGCCTTAGAAAAGGTAGAGCGGGATTTTGGATTAAACCAAAACTTACTCCGCTCAATGATCGTCCGCCTCAATGGCTAA
- a CDS encoding single-stranded DNA-binding protein: MANDINRVTLVGRLTRDPEFKTVNGTSLVNFSIANGRTYVAGGDKKEETHFFDCEAWGKGADIIQQYCKKGKQLVIEGRLKQDTWETMEGKKASRIRIVVENFQMIGARENGSGEYGSSANSGSSSYSSSQDDMGSSGADDDIPF, encoded by the coding sequence ATGGCTAACGATATCAATCGGGTGACCCTAGTAGGGCGCCTGACCCGTGATCCGGAATTCAAAACGGTGAACGGTACTTCCTTAGTTAACTTTTCCATCGCGAACGGTCGCACCTATGTGGCCGGTGGAGACAAGAAAGAGGAAACTCATTTCTTCGACTGCGAGGCTTGGGGAAAGGGCGCTGATATCATCCAACAATACTGCAAGAAGGGCAAACAACTCGTAATCGAGGGACGTCTGAAGCAGGATACTTGGGAAACCATGGAAGGCAAGAAGGCCTCCCGCATCCGTATCGTCGTGGAGAATTTCCAGATGATCGGAGCAAGGGAGAATGGAAGCGGAGAATACGGTTCTTCCGCGAATAGCGGATCTTCTTCTTATTCATCCTCGCAGGATGATATGGGAAGTTCCGGAGCAGACGACGATATACCTTTTTAA
- the rpsR gene encoding 30S ribosomal protein S18, with protein MSENEVQEEVKQETAAEGMSLEQEGGRPPKKQNKYKKKVCRFTADPELAKQINYKNIELLERFITNRGKIIPRRITGTSAKYQRILAREIRKARSIGLLPFKVN; from the coding sequence ATGTCAGAAAACGAAGTACAAGAAGAAGTTAAGCAAGAGACTGCCGCAGAAGGCATGTCTTTAGAGCAAGAAGGAGGGCGTCCGCCTAAGAAGCAGAACAAATACAAAAAGAAAGTTTGTCGCTTCACCGCAGACCCTGAACTTGCAAAACAGATCAATTATAAGAACATAGAACTTTTGGAAAGATTCATTACCAACCGCGGTAAGATCATTCCTCGTAGGATCACCGGAACTTCCGCGAAGTACCAAAGGATCCTTGCTAGAGAGATCCGTAAGGCACGTAGTATCGGCCTTCTACCGTTCAAGGTAAACTGA
- the rplI gene encoding 50S ribosomal protein L9, producing MRVILQKDVSNLGDAGDIKDVADGFARNYLFPQRLAVRASEGKTKMALHQKKLADLKKDKRKKAMESVSSGLNGKEFEISVKTGGGDKLFGAVTPADVAVLLKNGGFEVDKRKIEFAEPIRNLGSYKLKVRLAEGIIPTITVHVKKEEGASTEA from the coding sequence ATGAGAGTAATATTACAAAAAGACGTTTCTAACTTAGGCGACGCTGGCGATATCAAAGATGTCGCAGACGGTTTTGCTCGTAACTATCTTTTCCCTCAGAGACTCGCAGTTCGCGCGTCCGAAGGAAAGACTAAGATGGCTCTTCACCAGAAGAAACTTGCGGATCTGAAAAAAGATAAACGCAAGAAGGCGATGGAATCTGTTTCTTCCGGATTGAACGGAAAGGAATTCGAGATTTCCGTGAAAACCGGTGGAGGAGACAAACTCTTCGGAGCGGTGACTCCTGCCGATGTTGCGGTTCTTTTGAAGAACGGCGGTTTCGAAGTAGACAAGCGTAAGATCGAGTTCGCAGAACCGATCCGTAACCTTGGTTCTTACAAACTGAAAGTACGTTTGGCGGAAGGGATCATTCCAACCATCACAGTTCATGTGAAGAAAGAAGAAGGCGCTTCTACCGAAGCTTAA
- the dnaB gene encoding replicative DNA helicase, whose amino-acid sequence MQADSLFELESEKSFLGSLLLKGADNLIDIPLVPEDFYQDTNRRIYKAVLDLVDKKIAIDPVSVLNFLKENSLLKDPEREYDYIYSLYKDSVVSHPLGYYAERIKRLSERRRYSKLLTSALELIQKEPGENESVFNQIEQSLTEVSRSADVKGLMPVSQDKAALSEYIKEIMESRGQVKGLRTNFTQFDEMTSGLKEYEMMVLAARPGNGKTTLALNIASNVALIHNRPVVIFSLEMSRMELLLKLVCSYAQVESNKLKRSEVTKSDAPKLIEAIIKVTSSPIYIDDSGALSVDDFKGRIRKLLTNESLGLIIVDYLQLMNDPKSRDGGRQQEVSSISRALKQMAKEAKCPVIALSQMNRSIEQRSKDQRPQLADLRESGAIEQDADIVTFIYRGEKGKDEEEDPRMKGMAEIIIAKNRSGPTGSFPLAFRPELSRFDNV is encoded by the coding sequence ATGCAAGCCGACTCCTTGTTTGAATTGGAATCCGAGAAGTCTTTTCTCGGATCCCTTCTCCTCAAGGGGGCGGACAATCTGATAGACATTCCTCTGGTCCCAGAGGATTTCTATCAGGATACGAATCGCCGCATCTATAAGGCGGTTCTGGATTTGGTCGACAAAAAGATAGCGATCGATCCTGTCTCCGTTCTAAACTTCCTAAAAGAAAACTCTCTTCTAAAAGATCCGGAAAGGGAATACGATTATATCTATTCTCTCTATAAGGACTCAGTGGTTTCCCATCCTCTGGGATATTATGCGGAACGCATCAAACGCCTTTCCGAAAGAAGGAGATATTCTAAATTATTAACGAGCGCACTCGAGCTGATCCAAAAAGAACCGGGCGAGAACGAATCCGTTTTCAATCAGATCGAACAGAGCCTAACTGAGGTTTCCAGATCCGCAGATGTGAAAGGTCTGATGCCTGTTTCTCAGGACAAGGCCGCTCTTTCCGAGTATATCAAAGAGATCATGGAAAGCAGGGGCCAGGTAAAAGGGCTTCGCACGAATTTCACTCAGTTTGACGAGATGACTTCCGGTCTGAAAGAATATGAGATGATGGTTCTTGCCGCAAGACCCGGAAACGGTAAGACCACTCTTGCGTTGAATATCGCCTCGAATGTTGCGCTCATCCATAACCGTCCTGTGGTCATCTTCTCCTTGGAGATGAGCCGCATGGAACTTCTTCTTAAATTAGTATGTTCTTATGCTCAGGTCGAGTCCAACAAGCTCAAACGCTCCGAAGTAACTAAGTCGGATGCGCCCAAGCTGATCGAAGCGATCATTAAGGTAACTTCTTCTCCTATTTATATAGATGACTCCGGTGCGCTGAGTGTGGATGATTTTAAGGGAAGGATCCGTAAGCTTCTTACCAACGAGAGCCTAGGACTCATCATCGTGGACTATCTTCAGCTCATGAACGACCCCAAAAGCAGGGACGGAGGAAGACAACAAGAGGTTTCTTCCATCTCCAGAGCGCTCAAGCAGATGGCCAAAGAAGCAAAATGTCCTGTGATCGCTCTTTCTCAGATGAACCGATCCATCGAACAGAGGTCCAAGGACCAAAGACCTCAGCTTGCCGACTTAAGAGAGTCGGGTGCGATCGAGCAGGATGCGGATATTGTGACATTCATATATCGAGGGGAGAAGGGAAAGGACGAAGAGGAAGATCCTAGAATGAAGGGAATGGCGGAGATCATCATCGCCAAGAACCGATCTGGGCCTACAGGTTCTTTTCCACTTGCCTTCCGGCCTGAACTTTCCAGATTTGATAACGTGTAG
- the aspS gene encoding aspartate--tRNA ligase, which yields MEDWILEGYRTRAWAGEATEAQEGKTLTLFGWSFRFRDQGGVIFVDLRDRTGILQVVLRKEILGEGFGAAEKIRSEYVIAVQGKLKKRDAESINPKMKTGTIELVVDKLVILNQAKTPPFSLDEFDEISEENRLKYRYLDFRRDELKNRMLKRHEFIFAIRNYLNARKFVEIETPILNKSTPEGARDFLVPSRLNPNSFYALPQSPQIFKQILMVGGMERYFQIVKCFRDEDLRADRQPEFTQLDMEFSFVSQEEILTEIEGLFSQIMKEVFQLELKGPFSRMPYRQAMEEYGSDKPDLRFGMKLVDVSEIVKNSDFQVFTVAIGTHGVVKAICVPGGSVISRKEIEELTAWLARDYKAKGLAYMKHGPEGLESTITKRFTPEALQKISEAVGSKEGDMIFFGADERQIVNHSLGALRLKLSERFDKPAEGSFHISWIVDFPMFEWNKDSNRWDSLHHPFTSPSDASLEIFSSEERLQRDAGMALAKAYDLVLNGVEIGGGSIRIHSKDVQNRVFSTLGIGPEEAKEKFGFLLEALEFGAPPHGGIAFGIDRILMLMTGGKSIRDVIAFPKTQKGVCLMSECPSEVEEKQLQELKLRLIKV from the coding sequence TTGGAAGATTGGATTTTAGAAGGTTATAGAACTAGAGCCTGGGCAGGAGAAGCTACCGAGGCCCAAGAAGGAAAAACACTTACCTTATTCGGTTGGTCTTTTCGATTCAGAGATCAGGGCGGAGTGATCTTCGTAGACTTGAGAGACCGCACCGGTATCCTGCAAGTCGTTCTTCGTAAAGAGATCCTGGGAGAAGGTTTTGGCGCAGCGGAAAAGATCCGCTCCGAATACGTGATCGCAGTCCAAGGAAAGCTTAAGAAAAGAGACGCAGAAAGCATCAATCCGAAGATGAAGACGGGAACGATAGAGCTCGTCGTAGACAAACTAGTTATCCTGAACCAAGCAAAAACCCCTCCATTCTCCTTGGATGAGTTCGATGAGATCTCCGAAGAGAACCGTTTGAAATACAGATATCTGGATTTCAGAAGGGACGAGCTGAAGAACAGAATGCTCAAGCGTCATGAGTTCATCTTCGCGATCCGCAATTATTTGAATGCACGCAAATTCGTAGAGATAGAGACCCCTATCTTGAACAAGTCCACTCCGGAAGGGGCTCGGGACTTTTTGGTCCCTTCTCGCTTGAACCCGAATTCCTTTTACGCGCTTCCTCAGTCCCCTCAGATATTTAAGCAAATTCTAATGGTTGGGGGAATGGAGAGATATTTCCAGATCGTGAAATGCTTCCGGGACGAGGACCTAAGAGCGGACAGACAGCCTGAATTTACTCAGTTGGACATGGAATTTTCCTTCGTTTCCCAAGAAGAGATCCTGACCGAGATAGAAGGTCTATTCTCCCAGATCATGAAGGAAGTGTTCCAGTTGGAACTGAAAGGCCCCTTCTCCAGAATGCCTTATCGACAAGCAATGGAAGAATACGGTTCGGATAAGCCGGACCTTCGTTTCGGAATGAAGCTCGTAGACGTTTCGGAGATCGTAAAGAATAGCGATTTCCAAGTATTCACTGTCGCGATCGGAACGCACGGAGTGGTAAAAGCGATCTGCGTTCCCGGCGGCTCCGTCATTTCCAGAAAGGAGATCGAAGAGCTGACTGCTTGGCTTGCCAGGGATTACAAGGCAAAAGGCCTCGCTTATATGAAGCATGGCCCGGAAGGTTTGGAATCCACGATTACGAAACGATTTACTCCGGAAGCTCTCCAGAAAATTTCCGAGGCGGTCGGCTCCAAAGAAGGGGACATGATCTTTTTCGGCGCCGACGAAAGGCAAATTGTAAACCATTCTTTGGGAGCACTTCGATTAAAGTTGTCGGAAAGATTTGACAAACCTGCAGAAGGAAGCTTTCATATTTCTTGGATCGTGGACTTCCCGATGTTCGAGTGGAATAAGGACAGCAATCGCTGGGATTCCTTGCACCACCCGTTTACTTCTCCGAGCGATGCGAGCTTGGAAATTTTTTCTTCCGAGGAAAGATTGCAAAGGGATGCGGGTATGGCTCTTGCCAAGGCCTACGATCTGGTGTTGAATGGTGTGGAGATCGGTGGAGGTTCCATTCGTATCCATTCCAAGGATGTGCAGAACCGAGTCTTCTCCACTTTGGGGATAGGCCCGGAAGAGGCTAAGGAAAAATTCGGCTTCCTTTTGGAAGCATTGGAATTTGGAGCTCCTCCTCACGGTGGGATCGCGTTCGGTATCGATCGGATCCTTATGCTGATGACTGGTGGGAAATCGATCCGAGATGTGATCGCCTTCCCGAAAACCCAAAAAGGTGTTTGCTTGATGAGTGAATGCCCGTCGGAAGTAGAAGAGAAGCAGCTCCAAGAATTGAAGCTGAGATTAATAAAGGTTTAA